The following are from one region of the Coffea eugenioides isolate CCC68of chromosome 2, Ceug_1.0, whole genome shotgun sequence genome:
- the LOC113763340 gene encoding protein BPS1, chloroplastic-like produces the protein MSRPQDPHRPSFPFGNPFRMIMPKGSYLSPKLTELLNSFEESLAQRLRKLMPADREEILSLLWMKCAVESLSAIHTDIKTLITGLELPVSDWDEKWIDVYLDNSVKLLDICIAFSSELSRLNQGHLFLQCALHNLDCASSKQFVRACSSLDGWRHHIGSKNPRMENCFSILDNLIKTLNLPKIKNSSKGKVLMRAMYGVKVVTVFVCNVFAAAFSGSAEKLLDLQVEETRLWAEAFAGLQGFVNGEIRSIYSSGKATVLKELEAVDANVKKLYPIVQEGVGEEAEAYKNSVSDLGKRAEKLSQGLDLLAKEVDGFFQIVLSGRDALLCNLRVGTNVTDQLQEKKNVEVR, from the coding sequence ATGAGCCGCCCACAGGATCCACACAGGCCTTCTTTTCCATTTGGAAATCCTTTTCGGATGATAATGCCCAAGGGCTCATATCTTTCTCCAAAGCTTACTGAACTGTTGAACTCTTTCGAGGAGTCACTAGCTCAGCGGCTTAGAAAGCTTATGCCTGCGGACAGGGAAGAAATATTAAGCCTGTTGTGGATGAAATGTGCTGTGGAGTCTCTTTCTGCTATTCATACGGACATAAAGACCCTTATCACTGGACTTGAACTCCCTGTCAGTGATTGGGATGAGAAATggattgatgtatatttggatAATAGTGTGAAGTTGCTGGATATCTGCATCGCTTTCAGCTCTGAACTTTCAAGGCTCAACCAAGGCCACCTATTTCTGCAATGTGCCTTGCACAACTTGGATTGTGCTTCCTCAAAGCAATTTGTGCGTGCTTGTTCATCGCTGGATGGTTGGAGGCATCACATTGGTTCAAAGAACCCCAGGATGGAGAACTGTTTTTCCATATTGGACAATCTTATCAAGACACTTAACCTTCCTAAGATTAAGAATTCTTCCAAAGGGAAGGTACTGATGCGAGCTATGTATGGAGTAAAGGTTGTCACTGTCTTTGTTTGCAATGTGTTTGCTGCTGCCTTCTCGGGTTCTGCAGAGAAGTTGTTAGATTTACAGGTTGAGGAGACTCGTTTGTGGGCAGAAGCTTTTGCAGGCCTGCAGGGCTTTGTCAACGGGGAGATAAGAAGTATATACTCCAGTGGGAAGGCCACAGTTTTGAAAGAACTTGAAGCAGTTGATGCAAATGTAAAGAAGTTATACCCCATTGTACAGGAGGGGGTGGGTGAAGAGGCCGAAGCATACAAGAATTCAGTCTCTGATCTAGGGAAAAGGGCTGAAAAACTTTCACAAGGACTAGATCTACTTGCAAAGGAAGTGGATGGTTTTTTCCAAATTGTTCTCAGTGGGCGTGACGCTTTGCTTTGTAACCTTAGAGTTGGTACTAACGTTACTGACCAAttacaagagaaaaaaaatgtagaGGTGAGGTGA
- the LOC113761256 gene encoding mitogen-activated protein kinase homolog MMK2, with product MSVESSSGSGDHHHGHNIRGVPTHGGRYVQYNIYGNLFEVSRKYVPPIRPVGRGAYGIVCAAMNSETREEVAIKKIGNAFDNRIDAKRTLREIKLLRHMDHDNIIALKDIIRPPQKENFNDVYIVYELMDTDLHQIIRSNQQLTDDHCRYFLYQILRGLKYVHSANVLHRDLKPSNLLLNGNCDLKIGDFGLARTTSETDFMTEYVVTRWYRAPELLLNCSEYTAAIDIWSVGCILGEIMTRQPLFPGKDYVHQLRLITELIGSPDDASLGFLRSDNARRYVRQLPQYPRQQFSARFPNTSAGALDLLEKMLVFDPSKRITVDEALCHPYLGPLHDINEEPVCPRLFVFDFEQPSFTEENIKELIWRESVKFNPDPTH from the exons ATGTCTGTAGAGTCGAGCTCAGGTTCAGGAGATCACCACCATGGTCATAATATAAGAGGAGTGCCAACTCATGGTGGGCGTTATGTGCAGTACAATATCTATGGTAATCTGTTCGAAGTGTCAAGAAAGTACGTTCCTCCTATTAGGCCTGTGGGTCGAGGGGCTTATGGCATCGTTTG TGCCGCTATGAACTCAGAGACACGGGAGGAAGTAGCAATTAAAAAGATTGGCAATGCTTTTGACAACAGAATTGATGCCAAGAGGACACTGCGGGAAATAAAGCTTCTTCGTCACATGGATCACGATAAT ATAATTGCACTGAAAGACATTATACGGCCTCCGCAAAAGGAAAACTTCAATGATGTCTACATTGTCTATGAACTAATGGACACTGATCTTCACCAGATTATTCGGTCCAACCAACAGTTGACTGATGATCATTGTCGG TACTTTCTTTACCAAATTCTACGAGGACTTAAATATGTTCACTCTGCTAATGTGTTACACCGTGATTTAAAACCTAGCAATTTGCTTCTCAATGGAAATTGTGATCTTAAAATTGGAGATTTTGGGCTTGCAAGGACAACATCTGAGACAGACTTCATGACTGAATACGTTGTCACTCGCTGGTACCGTGCACCAGAATTGCTACTAAATTGCTCAGAATACACTGCAGCAATTGATATTTGGTCTGTAGGGTGCATACTTGGTGAAATTATGACAAGACAACCCCTCTTTCCTGGCAAAGATTATGTTCATCAATTGAGACTTATAACTGAG CTCATCGGTTCACCAGATGAtgccagtttagggtttcttcgGAGTGACAATGCCCGAAGGTATGTTAGGCAGCTTCCCCAATACCCAAGACAACAGTTCTCAGCTAGATTTCCTAATACATCTGCTGGAGCTCTGGATTTGCTCGAAAAAATGCTTGTCTTTGATCCAAGCAAACGGATTACAG TGGACGAGGCACTTTGCCACCCGTATTTGGGACCTCTTCATGATATCAATGAGGAGCCTGTTTGTCCTAGGCTTTTTGTTTTCGATTTTGAGCAGCCATCCTTCACTGAAGAGAACATCAAGGAGCTCATTTGGCGGGAATCCGTAAAATTTAATCCGGATCCTACTCATTGA